The following coding sequences are from one Aeromicrobium duanguangcaii window:
- a CDS encoding PAC2 family protein — translation MTDAQIPVLRNPWMIAAFEGWNDAADAATSTVDHLLEEWDAEIFAELDPEEFYDFQAVRPVLAPSENGVRDIVWPTPTLYFARPPHLDRDVLLLRAVEPNYRWQTFCAAVVEIAQRAGVQELITLGALLADSPHTRPVPVTGTTNDPVMLERLSLEQSRYSGPIGITTVLGDVAARAGMATAGIWAAVPHYVAEPPCYKATLALLGAVEDAVGIGLPQGVLQEMSEAWQRGADDLMEQDEDLRDYVESLETDRDTDDLPEASGDAIAREFERYLRRRPTEET, via the coding sequence GTGACCGACGCCCAGATCCCCGTTCTGCGGAATCCGTGGATGATCGCCGCGTTCGAGGGCTGGAACGACGCCGCCGACGCGGCGACCAGCACGGTCGACCACCTGCTCGAGGAGTGGGACGCCGAGATCTTCGCCGAGCTCGATCCGGAGGAGTTCTACGACTTCCAGGCGGTCCGTCCGGTCCTGGCTCCGTCCGAGAACGGCGTGCGCGACATCGTGTGGCCCACGCCGACTCTCTACTTCGCCCGCCCGCCGCACCTGGATCGCGACGTCCTGCTGCTGCGTGCCGTCGAGCCGAACTATCGCTGGCAGACCTTCTGCGCCGCGGTGGTCGAGATCGCGCAGCGCGCCGGCGTCCAGGAGCTCATCACCCTCGGCGCCCTGTTGGCCGACAGCCCGCACACCCGCCCGGTTCCCGTGACCGGGACGACGAACGATCCGGTCATGCTGGAGCGCCTCTCGCTCGAGCAGTCCCGCTACTCCGGGCCGATCGGGATCACGACGGTGCTCGGCGACGTCGCCGCCCGCGCCGGCATGGCGACAGCCGGCATCTGGGCCGCCGTGCCCCACTACGTGGCCGAGCCGCCCTGCTACAAGGCCACCCTGGCCCTCCTCGGCGCCGTCGAGGATGCGGTGGGCATCGGGCTCCCCCAGGGCGTGCTCCAGGAGATGTCCGAGGCCTGGCAGCGTGGCGCCGACGACCTGATGGAACAGGACGAGGACCTGCGCGACTACGTCGAGTCCCTCGAGACCGACCGCGACACCGACGACCTGCCCGAGGCCTCCGGCGACGCCATCGCGCGCGAGTTCGAGCGCTACCTGCGTCGCCGTCCCACCGAAGAGACCTGA
- the mshC gene encoding cysteine--1-D-myo-inosityl 2-amino-2-deoxy-alpha-D-glucopyranoside ligase → MQSWSRPPIPRLSDSGLGDGPPVQVHDTATGKLVPLDPEESARLYVCGITPYDATHLGHANTYLTFDLLQRVWLDRGLDVHYTQNVTDVDDPLLERATATGMDWVALAERETQLFRDDMTALRVLPPEHYIGAVESIPLVIDLVQRLEATGAVYRVDDDLYFDVHSASTFGEVSGFDEETMVKLFAERGGDPNRSGKRDPLDCLLWQAERPGEPAWDTDLGRGRPGWHIECAAIALHHLGTAFDVQGGGSDLVFPHHEMSAAEAERATGEPFARSYVHAGMVGYEGEKMSKSKGNLVLVSKLRAEGRDPMAIRLALLGHHYREDWEWFGDEIEVAEARLARWRAAADRSAGPSGQELVDRLREALTNDLDAPAALKAVDAWTATTGDDAQAPAQVRAAVDALLGIKL, encoded by the coding sequence ATGCAGAGTTGGTCCCGCCCACCGATCCCACGACTCTCGGACTCCGGGCTCGGTGACGGACCACCCGTCCAGGTGCACGACACCGCCACCGGGAAGCTCGTCCCGCTCGATCCCGAGGAATCCGCGCGCCTCTACGTCTGCGGCATCACGCCGTACGACGCCACGCACCTGGGCCACGCCAACACGTACCTGACCTTCGACCTGCTGCAGCGGGTCTGGCTCGACCGCGGCCTGGACGTGCACTACACGCAGAACGTGACCGACGTAGACGACCCGCTGCTCGAGCGCGCCACCGCGACCGGCATGGACTGGGTGGCGCTGGCCGAGCGCGAGACGCAGCTGTTCCGCGACGACATGACCGCCCTGCGGGTCCTGCCGCCGGAGCACTACATCGGCGCCGTCGAGTCCATCCCGCTGGTCATCGACCTCGTGCAGCGCCTCGAGGCGACCGGAGCGGTCTACCGGGTCGACGACGACCTGTACTTCGACGTCCACTCCGCCTCGACCTTCGGCGAGGTCTCCGGGTTCGACGAGGAGACCATGGTCAAGCTCTTCGCCGAGCGCGGCGGCGACCCGAACCGTTCGGGCAAGCGCGACCCGCTGGACTGCCTGCTGTGGCAGGCCGAGCGCCCGGGGGAGCCCGCGTGGGACACCGACCTCGGCCGGGGCCGGCCCGGCTGGCACATCGAGTGCGCGGCGATCGCCCTGCACCACCTCGGCACGGCATTCGACGTCCAGGGTGGGGGATCGGACCTGGTCTTCCCCCACCACGAGATGTCGGCCGCCGAGGCCGAGCGCGCCACCGGTGAGCCCTTCGCCCGCTCCTACGTGCACGCCGGAATGGTGGGCTACGAGGGCGAGAAGATGAGCAAGTCGAAGGGCAACCTCGTCCTGGTCTCCAAGCTGCGTGCCGAGGGACGGGACCCGATGGCCATCCGGCTGGCGCTGCTCGGGCACCACTACCGCGAGGACTGGGAGTGGTTCGGCGACGAGATCGAGGTCGCCGAGGCGCGTCTGGCTCGCTGGCGGGCGGCCGCCGACCGCTCGGCCGGCCCGTCCGGTCAGGAGCTGGTGGATCGCCTCCGCGAGGCCCTGACGAACGACCTCGACGCGCCCGCGGCGCTGAAGGCGGTCGACGCGTGGACTGCCACGACCGGCGACGACGCCCAGGCGCCGGCCCAGGTGCGTGCCGCCGTCGACGCCCTCCTCGGCATCAAGCTCTGA
- the corA gene encoding magnesium/cobalt transporter CorA, with amino-acid sequence MIDCAVYVDGVRRDTDHDPDSLDETLAGLTGNDFIWVGVNNPTHDEMERLGKALRMHPLAVEDTIGAHQRPKIERYSDHVFISMRAVSYSDDDITTNEVNICLGARYLLTVRHGGASLVDARHRAEVSPDRLRHGPIVGLHAVVDSIVDHYESVAGELETDVGEVEASVFSPDRTEDSRRIYRLKRETLEFRHAVAPLRDPMSRFATVADPEALRPYFRDIADHLQRAVDAIDSIDSLLSNALNAYLAQLSVQQNEDMRKLAAGAALFAIPTAVAGIYGMNFEHMPELSWAFGYPLSLALMGGVCWYVYRRFKKSGWL; translated from the coding sequence ATGATCGACTGCGCGGTCTACGTCGACGGCGTGCGCCGCGACACCGACCATGACCCCGACAGCCTCGACGAGACGCTGGCCGGCCTGACCGGCAACGACTTCATCTGGGTCGGCGTGAACAACCCGACGCACGACGAGATGGAGCGCCTCGGCAAGGCCCTGCGGATGCACCCGTTGGCGGTGGAGGACACGATCGGCGCGCACCAGCGGCCGAAGATCGAGCGGTACAGCGATCACGTGTTCATCTCGATGCGCGCCGTCTCGTACAGCGACGACGACATCACCACCAACGAGGTCAACATCTGCCTGGGCGCCCGCTACCTCCTGACCGTGCGCCACGGCGGGGCGTCGCTCGTCGACGCGCGACACCGGGCCGAGGTGTCACCCGATCGGCTGCGCCACGGGCCGATCGTCGGGCTGCACGCCGTCGTCGACTCGATCGTGGACCACTACGAGTCGGTCGCCGGCGAGCTCGAGACGGACGTGGGCGAGGTCGAGGCGTCGGTCTTCTCGCCCGACCGCACCGAGGACTCCCGCCGCATCTATCGGCTCAAGCGCGAGACGCTGGAGTTCCGGCACGCCGTGGCGCCGCTGCGCGATCCGATGAGCCGCTTCGCCACCGTCGCCGACCCGGAAGCCCTGCGGCCGTACTTCCGCGACATCGCCGATCACCTGCAGCGAGCCGTGGACGCCATCGACTCGATCGACAGCCTGCTGTCCAACGCCCTCAACGCCTATCTGGCGCAGCTGAGCGTCCAGCAGAACGAGGACATGCGCAAGCTCGCTGCGGGCGCGGCCCTCTTCGCCATCCCGACCGCCGTGGCGGGGATCTACGGGATGAACTTCGAGCACATGCCAGAGCTCTCCTGGGCCTTCGGCTATCCGCTGTCCCTGGCTCTCATGGGCGGCGTGTGCTGGTACGTCTACCGACGGTTCAAGAAGTCGGGCTGGCTCTGA
- a CDS encoding undecaprenyl-diphosphate phosphatase, producing the protein MDLLRSVILGIVQGLTEFLPISSSAHLAIVPQLLGWEDPGAAYTAVVQIGTELAVILYFWRDIWTIGSGWVRGVFSAEARQAPEWRMGWFIIVGSLPIVVLGIALEDAIDREFRNLWFIASMLIGMGLVLGLAERLGRKAKPIDDLNARDAILLGLAQACALVPGVSRSGATISMGLFLGYDRRAATRYAFLLAIPAVVGAGIYKLKDIPGGENAYGTVPTIVGTVVAFVVGLAVIHWLLQYVSKNSYAPFVIYRVVLGAVVLGLLWGGVITGAVAG; encoded by the coding sequence GTGGATCTGCTGCGCTCCGTGATCCTGGGCATCGTCCAGGGCCTCACCGAATTCCTGCCCATCTCCAGCAGTGCTCACCTGGCGATCGTGCCGCAACTGCTGGGCTGGGAAGACCCCGGCGCCGCGTACACGGCGGTCGTCCAGATCGGCACCGAGCTGGCGGTCATCCTGTACTTCTGGCGCGACATCTGGACCATCGGCTCCGGCTGGGTCCGCGGCGTCTTCAGCGCCGAGGCGCGCCAGGCACCGGAGTGGCGGATGGGCTGGTTCATCATCGTCGGCTCGCTGCCGATCGTGGTGCTGGGCATCGCGCTCGAGGACGCGATCGATCGCGAGTTCCGGAACCTGTGGTTCATCGCCTCGATGCTGATCGGCATGGGCCTGGTCCTGGGGCTGGCCGAGCGGCTCGGTCGCAAGGCCAAGCCGATCGACGACCTCAACGCCCGTGACGCGATCCTGCTCGGCCTGGCCCAGGCCTGCGCGCTGGTGCCGGGTGTCTCCCGCTCGGGCGCCACGATCTCGATGGGCCTGTTCCTGGGCTACGACCGCCGCGCCGCCACGCGCTACGCCTTCCTCCTGGCGATCCCCGCGGTCGTCGGAGCCGGCATCTACAAGCTCAAGGACATCCCCGGCGGCGAGAACGCCTACGGCACGGTCCCGACCATCGTCGGCACCGTCGTCGCGTTCGTCGTCGGCCTCGCCGTCATCCACTGGCTGCTGCAGTACGTCAGCAAGAACTCGTACGCGCCGTTCGTGATCTACCGCGTCGTGCTCGGTGCGGTCGTGCTCGGACTGCTGTGGGGTGGCGTCATCACCGGCGCCGTCGCCGGCTGA
- a CDS encoding aldo/keto reductase — MHARRLGGSGLQVSRLGLGTMSWGAAVDEYVADEQLRVFLDAGGTLIDTAPIYGDGGCEKVIGSLLAKHGVRDRIVLAGKAGVVRRDGHAVVDGSLGSLMRQLDQSLADLGTDHLDLWQIHRWDDTVPVDETMAALDQAVRSGRVRYAGISNFTGWQTVAAQQAFTRLGGGVPLVSTQIEYSLLRRDPEIETIPAAEHAGMSILAWSPLGRGVLTGKYRAGVPADSRAADSRWEAFVAPHLTSSKARVVDALAAAAQGLGAPVSHVALAWLRDQPRVGSAIVGARTAAQLQESLGSETLELPAEINAALSDVSEGAR; from the coding sequence ATGCACGCGCGTCGGCTCGGCGGTTCGGGACTCCAGGTGTCGCGGCTCGGCCTCGGGACCATGTCCTGGGGCGCAGCCGTCGACGAGTACGTGGCTGACGAGCAGCTGCGGGTCTTCCTCGACGCCGGTGGCACCCTGATCGACACCGCGCCCATCTACGGCGACGGCGGCTGCGAGAAGGTCATCGGCTCGCTGCTGGCCAAGCACGGCGTCCGCGACCGGATCGTCCTGGCCGGCAAGGCCGGCGTGGTCCGTCGCGACGGGCACGCCGTGGTCGACGGCTCCCTGGGATCGCTGATGCGACAGCTGGACCAGTCCCTGGCCGACCTCGGCACCGATCACCTCGACCTGTGGCAGATCCACCGTTGGGACGACACCGTCCCGGTCGACGAGACGATGGCCGCGCTCGACCAGGCCGTCCGCTCCGGCCGGGTCCGCTACGCCGGCATCAGCAACTTCACCGGCTGGCAGACCGTGGCCGCCCAGCAGGCGTTCACCCGCTTGGGCGGCGGCGTGCCGCTGGTCAGCACCCAGATCGAGTACTCCCTGCTGCGCCGCGACCCCGAGATCGAGACGATCCCGGCCGCCGAGCACGCCGGGATGAGCATCCTGGCGTGGTCTCCCCTGGGCCGGGGTGTGCTCACCGGCAAGTACCGCGCCGGCGTGCCCGCCGACTCGCGGGCGGCGGACTCGCGGTGGGAGGCCTTCGTGGCGCCCCACCTCACGTCGTCGAAGGCCCGCGTCGTGGACGCGCTCGCCGCCGCTGCCCAGGGCCTGGGCGCCCCGGTGTCCCACGTCGCGCTCGCGTGGCTGCGCGACCAGCCCCGGGTCGGATCGGCGATCGTGGGCGCCCGCACCGCCGCCCAACTTCAGGAATCGCTGGGGTCGGAGACACTGGAACTGCCGGCCGAGATCAATGCGGCCCTCAGCGATGTGTCAGAAGGAGCACGATGA
- a CDS encoding DUF5703 family protein, which translates to MIDYEFWDVSISRTKSRNAVCQWLTQAAEFQGWELDRLRKDSTGHRTVRLRRKIIRMRATV; encoded by the coding sequence ATGATCGACTACGAGTTCTGGGATGTCTCCATCTCGCGGACGAAGTCGCGGAATGCCGTGTGCCAGTGGCTGACGCAGGCGGCCGAGTTCCAGGGATGGGAACTCGACCGCCTCCGCAAGGATTCGACCGGTCATCGCACGGTGCGGCTGCGGCGCAAGATCATCCGCATGCGCGCGACCGTCTGA
- a CDS encoding YihY/virulence factor BrkB family protein, translating to MAEPGKDGGPDSPKDLTKPSWFYVLRKTAREFSEDQCTDLAAALTYYSILALFPAAVAVLSLVGLVGRSDETVDALVQILRDLGASGAADTLEPTLRELGQSQSSGLGLIIGLAAALWSASGYVNAFSRGMNRIYEIGEGRPIWKLRPVMLLLTVVLVTLTAVVALGLVLTGPAAQAVGDAVGLGGTAVTVWNIAKWPVLLLVVIFIVALLYYVTPNVKQPRFRWISLGAVVAILTLVVASALFGLYVSNFSNYNKTYGSLAGVIVFLLWLWITNLALLFGAELDAEMERGRELQAGLPAEEEIQLPPKDTRQIEKAKKKTDKDVARGRALRRSRGEPKND from the coding sequence ATGGCTGAACCTGGCAAGGACGGCGGCCCCGACTCCCCGAAGGACCTCACCAAGCCCTCGTGGTTCTACGTGCTGCGCAAGACGGCGCGTGAGTTCTCCGAGGACCAGTGCACGGACCTCGCGGCAGCGCTGACCTACTACTCGATCCTGGCGTTGTTCCCGGCGGCGGTGGCGGTGCTGTCCCTCGTCGGGCTGGTCGGGCGCAGCGACGAGACCGTCGACGCGCTCGTGCAGATCCTGCGCGACTTGGGCGCCTCCGGCGCGGCCGACACCCTGGAGCCGACCCTGCGCGAGCTGGGCCAGAGCCAGAGCTCGGGTCTGGGCCTCATCATCGGTCTGGCCGCGGCGCTGTGGTCGGCCTCGGGCTACGTGAACGCGTTCAGCCGCGGGATGAACCGCATCTACGAGATCGGCGAGGGCAGGCCGATCTGGAAGCTGCGTCCGGTGATGCTGCTGCTGACGGTCGTCCTGGTGACCCTGACGGCTGTGGTCGCACTCGGCCTGGTCCTGACCGGTCCTGCCGCGCAGGCGGTCGGCGACGCGGTGGGTCTCGGCGGCACCGCCGTGACCGTCTGGAACATCGCCAAGTGGCCGGTCCTGCTGCTCGTCGTCATCTTCATCGTGGCGTTGCTGTACTACGTCACGCCGAACGTCAAGCAGCCGCGGTTCCGCTGGATCAGTCTCGGCGCGGTCGTCGCGATCCTGACGTTGGTCGTGGCCTCGGCGCTGTTCGGGCTCTACGTCTCGAACTTCTCGAACTACAACAAGACCTACGGGTCGCTGGCCGGCGTCATCGTGTTCCTGCTGTGGTTGTGGATCACGAACCTGGCGCTATTGTTCGGCGCCGAGCTCGATGCCGAGATGGAGCGCGGCCGTGAGCTGCAGGCCGGCCTGCCGGCCGAGGAGGAGATCCAGCTCCCGCCCAAGGACACCCGGCAGATCGAGAAGGCCAAGAAGAAGACGGACAAGGACGTCGCCCGGGGCCGCGCACTGCGGCGCTCGCGCGGCGAGCCGAAGAACGACTGA
- a CDS encoding DUF3618 domain-containing protein gives MSDEDIHALRDDVERTREELADTVDELAGKFDVKSRVKDSANDFKDSTRESLNDLKDSTRESLTDPDGKPRPEVLALAAGITSLCLAFLVLRSLRRGR, from the coding sequence ATGAGCGACGAGGACATTCACGCGTTGCGTGACGACGTGGAACGGACGCGCGAGGAGCTGGCCGACACCGTCGACGAGCTCGCGGGCAAGTTCGACGTCAAGAGCCGGGTGAAGGATTCGGCGAACGACTTCAAGGACTCCACGCGCGAGTCACTGAACGACTTGAAGGACTCCACCCGCGAGTCCCTGACCGACCCGGACGGCAAGCCGCGACCGGAGGTGCTGGCGTTGGCCGCCGGCATCACGTCGCTGTGTCTGGCGTTCCTGGTGCTGCGGTCGCTGCGACGGGGGCGTTGA
- a CDS encoding phage holin family protein gives MSQDQSGQSSATTGELISRLTTEMKTLVRDEMRLAQAEVSGRAKKAGVGVGFIGVGGLLALYGVGVLLAAIVLALALVMDAWLAALIVAVVLLVIAGIAALLGKNRVQEAGPPVPTGTIDSVKADVDAVRHARDH, from the coding sequence ATGAGCCAGGACCAGTCGGGGCAGTCCTCGGCCACGACGGGTGAGCTCATCTCTCGGCTGACGACCGAGATGAAGACACTCGTCCGCGACGAGATGCGGCTCGCCCAGGCCGAGGTGTCCGGGCGGGCGAAGAAGGCAGGCGTCGGCGTCGGCTTCATCGGCGTGGGCGGACTGCTCGCGCTCTACGGCGTCGGCGTCCTGCTCGCCGCCATCGTCCTGGCCCTCGCCCTGGTGATGGACGCGTGGCTGGCCGCCCTCATCGTGGCGGTCGTCCTGCTCGTCATCGCCGGAATCGCGGCGCTGCTGGGCAAGAACCGCGTCCAGGAAGCCGGCCCGCCGGTTCCCACCGGAACGATCGACAGCGTCAAGGCCGACGTCGACGCCGTCCGCCACGCCCGAGACCACTGA
- a CDS encoding M20/M25/M40 family metallo-hydrolase, protein MSAAETEVVDLCRDLIRIDTSNFGDSSGPGERAAAEYVAASLAEVGIESTILESERGRASVVARWGDQNSTRPGLVVHGHLDVVPAKAADWSVDPFAAEIVDDYVVGRGAVDMKDFDAIMLAVVRDRQRAGRIPDRPVLLVFTADEEAGGQLGAHWLVAEHPEWFEGCTEAVGEVGGFSTQVAGQRLYLIESGEKGIAWLRLKAAGTAGHGSMRNPDNAVTHLARALVNLGEHEWPAEPGPSMQILLQKVRELTGADGTPDELFEHFGPAARMIGSGLRNSTNATMIQGGYKHNVVPGDAVAYVDGRPLPGHHDGFVDRVQQIAGDTVTVEPYHLDIPLEYAFEGDLVDAMTVSLLKHDPEAHVAPFLMSAGTDAKAWHKLGMRSYGFVPLRLPADLDFTALFHGVDERVPIDALQFGCRVFDEFLDLA, encoded by the coding sequence ATGTCCGCCGCCGAGACCGAGGTCGTCGACCTCTGCCGTGACCTGATCCGGATCGACACGTCCAACTTCGGCGACTCGTCCGGTCCGGGCGAGCGCGCCGCCGCGGAGTACGTCGCGGCCAGCCTGGCCGAGGTGGGCATCGAGTCCACCATCCTCGAGTCAGAGCGCGGCCGCGCCAGCGTCGTGGCCCGGTGGGGCGACCAGAACTCCACCCGTCCGGGACTGGTGGTGCACGGACACCTCGACGTCGTCCCGGCCAAGGCCGCCGACTGGTCCGTCGACCCGTTCGCCGCCGAGATCGTCGACGACTACGTCGTCGGGCGCGGCGCCGTCGACATGAAGGACTTCGACGCGATCATGCTGGCCGTCGTCCGCGATCGTCAGCGGGCCGGCCGGATCCCCGACCGCCCGGTCCTGCTGGTCTTCACCGCCGACGAGGAGGCAGGAGGCCAGCTGGGCGCGCACTGGCTCGTCGCCGAGCATCCCGAGTGGTTCGAGGGCTGCACCGAGGCGGTCGGCGAGGTCGGCGGCTTCTCGACCCAGGTCGCGGGGCAGCGTCTCTACCTGATCGAGTCGGGCGAGAAGGGCATCGCCTGGCTCCGGCTCAAGGCCGCCGGCACAGCCGGGCACGGCTCGATGCGCAACCCCGACAACGCGGTCACCCACCTGGCGCGCGCCCTGGTCAACCTGGGGGAGCACGAGTGGCCGGCCGAGCCGGGCCCCTCGATGCAGATCCTGTTGCAGAAGGTGCGCGAGCTGACCGGTGCCGACGGCACCCCGGACGAGCTCTTCGAGCACTTCGGCCCGGCGGCCCGGATGATCGGCTCCGGCCTGCGCAACTCGACCAACGCCACCATGATCCAGGGCGGCTACAAGCACAACGTCGTACCCGGCGATGCGGTCGCGTACGTCGACGGACGCCCCCTGCCCGGTCACCATGACGGCTTCGTCGATCGGGTGCAGCAGATCGCCGGCGACACCGTCACGGTCGAGCCGTACCACCTCGACATCCCGCTCGAGTACGCCTTCGAGGGTGACCTCGTGGACGCCATGACGGTCTCGCTGCTCAAACACGACCCCGAGGCCCACGTCGCACCGTTCCTCATGTCCGCGGGCACCGACGCCAAGGCGTGGCACAAGCTGGGCATGCGGTCCTACGGATTCGTGCCGCTGCGGCTGCCGGCCGACCTCGATTTCACCGCGTTGTTCCACGGCGTCGACGAGCGGGTGCCGATCGACGCGTTGCAGTTCGGCTGCCGGGTCTTCGACGAGTTCCTCGACCTGGCCTGA